A genomic segment from Nicotiana tabacum cultivar K326 chromosome 7, ASM71507v2, whole genome shotgun sequence encodes:
- the LOC107828841 gene encoding ABC transporter G family member 1-like, translated as MGSVNLEMPPMEYETRIGKQEVKLNAVKGQMGSKTRGVSLTWNDLWVTVSTRKSGRKAILQGLTGYARPSELLAVMGPSGCGKSTLLDALAGRLDFSTRQSGDILINGHKQKLSYGTCAYLTQDETLLATLTVKEAVYYSAQLQLPNSMKKSEKIQIAEQTIKEMGLQDAMNTRIGGWGTKGISGGEKRRLSICMEILTRPKLLFLDEPTSGLDSAASYYVMSGISRQKEGRTIIASIHQPSAEVFNLFHSLCLLSSGKIVYFGPASAAIQFFARNGFPCPHLQNPSDHFLKTVNKDFDEDIEQGLDGRKPNTEEVIDLLVNSFKLSKEYHEVQNQVAEICQQGGEILEKRSHANFTTQSLVLTRRSSVNMFRDLGYYWMRFATYVGIALGLGSIYYDLGSNYHSIEERGLMVAFVVSFMTFMTVGGFPSFVEDMKVFQRENLNGHYGCCTFVIGNTLSSIPYVLLISFVPGAIAYLLSGFQNGSGHFIYFALVLFTSMMIVESLMMNVAAIVPNFLMGIVIGAGIQGLQILSGGYFQLPSELPNPIWKYPLYYMSFHKYAYQGMFKNEFEGLKFTDDQFGNNRTMSGEDILRERWQVEMAYSKWVDLAILVGTLILYRLVFLLIIKTNEKVVHARKASTSVLSNRSSQIMAKSLPTSPLHGLTSFDDSPTNNG; from the exons ATGGGTTCTGTAAATTTGGAAATGCCACCAATGGAGTATGAAACTAGAATTGGAAAGCAGGAAGTAAAATTGAATGCTGTTAAGGGCCAAATGGGATCAAAAACTAGAGGCGTTTCCTTGACTTGGAATGACTTATGGGTTACTGTCTCCACTAGAAAAAGTGGCAGAAAAGCCATACTTCAAGGTCTCACTGGTTATGCTCGTCCTAGTGAGCTCTTGGCCGTCATGGGTCCTTCTGGCTGTGGCAAATCTACATTACTCGACGCATTAGCTG GGCGACTGGACTTCAGCACGAGGCAGAGCGGGGATATTCTGATCAATGGTCACAAACAGAAACTTTCTTATGGAACATGT GCATACCTGACTCAAGATGAAACTCTGCTGGCAACACTAACTGTTAAAGAAGCTGTTTACTACTCTGCACAACTCCAACTGCCAAATTCTATGAAAAAATCAGAGAAAATTCAAATAGCGGAGCAGACTATAAAGGAGATGGGGCTACAAGATGCAATGAACACAAGAATTGGAGGATGGGGCACTAAAGGAATTAGCGGAGGAGAAAAGAGGAGACTTAGTATTTGCATGGAGATTCTAACGCGACCAAAACTTCTCTTCCTCGATGAACCAACCAGTGGCCTCGATAGTGCTGCATCTTATTATGTGATGAGCGGAATTTCACGCCAAAAAGAGGGAAGAACCATTATTGCGTCTATTCATCAGCCCAGTGCAGAAGTTTTCAACCTCTTCCACAGTTTATGTCTTTTGTCTTCCGGAAAAATAGTATATTTTGGACCTGCTAGTGCAGCAATTCAG TTTTTTGCGAGAAATGGTTTCCCTTGCCCACATCTTCAGAATCCATCAGATCATTTTCTTAAAACAGTAAACAAGGACTTTGATGAG GATATTGAACAAGGCTTAGATGGAAGAAAACCTAATACAGAAGAAGTGATAGACCTTCTCGTAAATTCATTTAAATTATCCAAGGAATATCATGAAGTTCAGAACCAGGTTGCAGAAATTTGTCAACAG GGTGGTGAAATATTGGAAAAAAGAAGTCATGCCAACTTCACCACGCAAAGCCTTGTTTTGACAAGGAGGTCAAGTGTGAACATGTTTCGTGATCTTGGCTACTATTGGATGAGATTCGCCACTTATGTCGGCATTGCTTTAGGTCTTGGTTCCATCTACTATGATCTTGGCTCAAACTATCATTCAATCGAG GAAAGAGGTCTAATGGTTGCTTTCGTTGTTTCATTTATGACATTTATGACAGTTGGCGGATTTCCTTCATTTGTAGAGGACATGAAG GTATTTCAACGGGAAAACTTGAACGGGCACTATGGATGTTGTACTTTTGTCATAGGCAACACACTTTCTTCTATACCATACGTGCTACTAATATCATTTGTTCCAGGTGCCATTGCCTATTTGCTTTCTGGATTTCAGAATGGATCTGGGCATTTCATCTACTTTGCCTTGGTCCTCTTTACCAGTATGATGATAGTCGAGAGTCTAATGATGAACGTTGCAGCTATCGTGCCTAATTTCCTCATGGGCATTGTAATAGGTGCAGGAATACAAGGACTACAGATATTAAGTGGGGGTTATTTTCAATTACCTAGTGAGTTGCCTAATCCTATTTGGAAGTACCCACTGTACTACATGTCCTTCCACAAGTATGCTTATCAAGGTATGTTTAAGAATGAATTTGAAGGGCTAAAGTTTACAGATGATCAATTCGGAAACAATCGGACAATGAGTGGAGAAGACATCTTGAGAGAAAGATGGCAAGTAGAAATGGCATACTCAAAGTGGGTAGATCTTGCCATTCTAGTAGGTACATTAATTTTGTACCGTCTGGTGTTCCTCCTTATTATCAAGACAAATGAAAAGGTTGTGCATGCAAGAAAAGCATCCACATCAGTTCTATCAAACCGAAGTAGTCAAATCATGGCCAAGTCCTTACCTACCTCGCCTCTCCATGGGCTCACTTCATTTGATGACAGTCCCACCAACAATGGATGA